A single window of Nicotiana sylvestris chromosome 5, ASM39365v2, whole genome shotgun sequence DNA harbors:
- the LOC104230054 gene encoding WD repeat-containing protein RUP2, producing MTDISSRQEAIVEIQVAEGEEKLGSELVVEEEEEEEEEEEEEEEEEARCEWDFHLSTFISNSCNNSLNGSACDTLGVLEFDASGNFLASGGIARKIRIYNVNSLLQEEREGGGLVSLDHGNACNFYMCTPAKLSSLKWKPGWGSRVIGSGDYDGVVLEYDLEKKMPVFERDEHGGRRIWSIDYSHSDPVLGASGSDDGTMQMWDPRCGDDGKYLAKVQPSKQCNPVCCVEFNPFKGPIVAVGCADRRVYAYDVRRMTDPLFVLDGHQKAVTYIRFLDEHTIVSSSVDGCLKMWDAENQHVIRTYKGHDNSRRFVGLSVWRPGGLICCGSESNQVYVYDKRWGEPIWVYGREPMGVTGYNPGFISSVCWQQKEENRCTLVAGDSDGVLRVFSGKRRCLAEL from the coding sequence ATGACAGATATCTCATCAAGACAAGAAGCAATAGTAGAAATACAAGTAGCAGAAGGAGAAGAGAAATTAGGATCAGAATTagtagtagaagaagaagaagaagaagaagaagaagaagaagaagaagaagaagaagaagcaagatGTGAATGGGATTTTCATCTTTCTACTTTCATTTCTAATTCTTGCAATAATAGCCTTAATGGATCTGCTTGTGACACACTTGGTGTTTTAGAATTTGACGCTTCTGGTAATTTCTTAGCTTCTGGTGGAATAGCTAGGAAAATTAGAATTTACAACGTAAATTCTTTGTTACAAGAAGAGAGAGAAGGTGGAGGGCTTGTTTCTTTGGATCATGGCAATGCATGTAACTTTTACATGTGTACTCCAGCAAAGCTCAGTAGTCTAAAGTGGAAACCCGGATGGGGGAGTCGGGTTATAGGGTCGGGTGATTATGATGGAGTTGTTCTGGAATATGACTTAGAGAAGAAAATGCCCGTTTTCGAACGAGATGAGCATGGTGGTAGACGGATTTGGAGCATTGACTATTCCCATTCGGATCCGGTTTTGGGTGCATCCGGGTCGGACGACGGAACCATGCAAATGTGGGACCCCCGTTGCGGGGACGACGGGAAGTACTTGGCTAAGGTACAACCTAGCAAGCAATGTAATCCAGTATGTTGCGTCGAATTCAATCCGTTTAAAGGTCCAATCGTGGCCGTTGGATGCGCTGACCGGAGGGTCTACGCGTACGATGTGAGGAGAATGACGGACCCACTTTTCGTCCTCGACGGACATCAAAAGGCGGTTACTTACATTCGGTTTCTTGATGAACATACCATTGTGTCTTCAAGTGTAGACGGATGTTTAAAAATGTGGGATGCGGAGAATCAACATGTTATTCGTACCTATAAGGGCCACGATAATAGTAGGAGGTTCGTCGGGTTATCGGTGTGGAGACCCGGTGGATTAATTTGTTGTGGCTCGGAAAGTAACCAAGTCTATGTGTATGACAAGAGATGGGGTGAGCCAATATGGGTCTACGGGCGCGAACCCATGGGTGTAACGGGGTACAACCCTGGGTTCATTAGTAGCGTATGCTGGCAGCAAAAGGAAGAAAATCGATGCACACTCGTGGCCGGGGACTCAGATGGAGTTTTGCGAGTTTTTAGTGGTAAAAGAAGATGTCTGGCAGAATTATAA
- the LOC104230036 gene encoding uncharacterized protein, with the protein MLRTLKCMLECAWNSEMYAGMRFDLEQSKTFQQHLFRLLVSHSHVQVVIYALGSMEYSFHSQFQLAVVLLLKRALPNWIGNIEVYDPLLSPADMIVLTKLGFEVLTIDENCRRQVRRPTMFYMPVPNYNLLGNLLGANWSLSCINQIFLLTNSFRHSLTSISPCSLYGETVQRLERILPFTTEIDIKTSYKQIYTNVFSRFACHFFDVDPNIDMETSLPVTKITGYIKDGGQRPWLDWQRYFEEAFLEYMRSDMTSEEFAQILGEYRGPRCLRCNSVPPPLGWIKLNIYGIGTEGDQPGRYSGVFQDETGMCLGRYSGAIHVEDNVIAGLEALRHGLVRCVEGKPNAHKLIVESDNVILVQYVNGHPEPNEITMNRLKEIFDMLERVTCAIYHVYEEANKAARDLAMRHECHNRA; encoded by the exons ATGTTGAGAACTCTGAAATGTATGCTGGAATGCGCTTGGAACTCTGAAATGTATGCTGGAATGCGCTTCGATCTCGAACAGAGTAAAACTTTTCAACAACATCTGTTTCGCCTTTTAGTCTCCCATTCACATGTCCAGGTGGTAATCTATGCTTTGGGAAGCATGGAATACAGTTTTCATTCGCAGTTTCAGCTTGCCGTAGTTCTCCTACTAAAACGAGCTCTTCCCAATTGGATTGGCAATATAGAAGTATATGATCCTTTATTGTCTCCAGCTGATATGATAGTTTTGACGAAACTGGGATTTGAGGTTTTGACCATTGATGAAAATTGTAGGAGGCAAGTTCGGAGACCAACAATGTTCTACATGCCTGTTCCTAATTATAATCTTCTTGGCAACCTGCTGGGAGCAAACTGGTCTTTGTCTTGTATCAACCAGATATTTCTACTGACAAACTCATTTCGCCATTCATTGACCAGTATTTCACCATGTAGTTTGTATGGAGAAACAGTGCAACGTCTAGAGAGAATTCTCCCCTTCACAACAGAGATTGACATAAAAACTAGCTACAAGCAGATCTATACTAATGTCTTCTCAAGATTTGCTTGTCATTTCTTTGATGTGGATCCTAACATTGACATGGAAACTTCACTGCCTG TGACTAAGATTACAGGATATATAAAGGATGGTGGACAGCGACCTTGGTTGGATTGGCAAAG GTATTTTGAAGAAGCATTTTTGGAATATATGCGAAGTGATATGACTAGTGAGGAATTTGCGCAAATTCTTGGTGAATATCGTGGGCCTCGTTGTTTAAGATGCAACTCGGTTCCTCCTCCTCTAGGTTGGATTAAGCTAAACATCTATGGGATCGGTACAGAAGGTGATCAGCCAGGACGATATAGTGGCGTCTTTCAAGACGAAACTGGAATGTGTTTAGGTAGGTATAGTGGTGCCATTCATGTTGAAGATAATGTGATTGCTGGACTGGAGGCCTTGAGGCATGGGTTAGTCAGATGTGTGGAAGGAAAGCCGAATGCACATAAGTTGATTGTGGAGTCAGATAATGTTATACTTGTCCAATATGTCAATGGTCACCCTGAGCCAAATGAAATAACCATGAATAGGTTGAAAGAAATTTTTGACATGCTGGAGCGTGTAACTTGTGCAATTTACCATGTGTATGAAGAAGCCAATAAAGCTGCTAGAGACTTGGCTATGAGACATGAATGTCACAATCGTGCATAG